In one Syntrophorhabdaceae bacterium genomic region, the following are encoded:
- a CDS encoding 2-dehydropantoate 2-reductase N-terminal domain-containing protein gives MKTLIIGMGNVGVMHGWVLSESGADITHAVRKGSPGRYSEGIRMDVLDMRGDSPRDYRTSYLPKVTDDINPGAGYELVIVATNHLQAANAVRQYRDLVPGADFLMFTANWNGTGEIDALLPRSRYLWGFSVASGARDNDGVLYANIQKTYRIGELNGSRTPRLERIIGMFGKAGLSPDIKANIIEWQWVHHAIDAGVIGTALYMGGLPGEDTDIEAWVLMVRAVRDALTVLGKRGLDVRSYPDTQPFLIPDEEEAALRFRRMLLDMPHYERTREHSHFDTSPEEMKRFYLDVLETGERMGVSMPYLGSLKEKICCNG, from the coding sequence ATGAAGACATTGATTATCGGTATGGGAAACGTCGGAGTCATGCATGGCTGGGTCCTGTCGGAAAGCGGCGCAGACATAACGCACGCCGTGCGGAAAGGATCGCCGGGCAGGTATTCAGAGGGCATCAGGATGGACGTCCTGGACATGCGGGGAGACTCGCCAAGGGACTACCGGACATCGTATCTGCCGAAGGTTACAGATGATATAAACCCGGGGGCAGGCTACGAGCTGGTCATCGTGGCGACAAATCACCTTCAGGCAGCAAACGCTGTCCGCCAGTACCGCGACCTTGTACCGGGAGCCGACTTCCTTATGTTTACCGCAAATTGGAACGGCACCGGGGAGATCGACGCATTGCTGCCCCGCTCCCGTTACCTCTGGGGTTTCTCCGTAGCAAGCGGTGCGCGGGATAATGACGGCGTGCTGTATGCGAACATCCAGAAGACCTACCGGATCGGCGAGTTAAACGGTTCACGTACGCCCAGACTTGAGAGGATCATCGGGATGTTCGGAAAAGCGGGCTTATCCCCTGACATCAAGGCCAACATAATCGAATGGCAATGGGTTCACCACGCAATCGACGCCGGCGTGATAGGGACAGCTCTTTACATGGGCGGTCTTCCCGGGGAGGACACCGACATTGAGGCGTGGGTGCTTATGGTCCGTGCCGTCAGGGATGCCCTGACCGTGCTCGGGAAACGCGGCCTTGACGTCCGGTCTTACCCGGACACACAACCATTCCTCATACCCGATGAAGAAGAAGCAGCCCTGCGATTCCGCCGGATGCTGCTCGATATGCCTCACTATGAGCGTACGAGAGAACACAGCCACTTTGATACATCGCCGGAAGAGATGAAGCGGTTCTATCTTGACGTCCTCGAGACCGGCGAACGCATGGGTGTCTCGATGCCGTACCTTGGGTCCCTGAAGGAGAAAATCTGCTGTAACGGCTGA
- a CDS encoding TIGR00730 family Rossman fold protein yields MEKQYVLDDMSLKESWRLFHIMAEFVEGFENLTEVHPAVTIFGSARCKKGDPLYEKSYHLAKLLAVNGFNTITGGGPGVMEAANKGAKEGGAKSVGINIELPYEQKPNPYSTLRLSFRYFFIRKVMFLKYAMAYVVMPGGFGTLDEFFEAITLVQTKKMKPFPIILVDSAYWSGLLEWMKTNLLSQEKITAEDMDIFKVMDDPKEIVDYIKKFVIL; encoded by the coding sequence ATGGAGAAACAATATGTATTAGACGACATGTCTCTGAAGGAATCATGGAGACTCTTCCATATCATGGCGGAATTCGTTGAAGGGTTTGAAAACCTTACCGAGGTTCATCCTGCTGTTACGATATTCGGAAGCGCCCGCTGCAAGAAAGGCGATCCTCTGTATGAAAAATCATATCACCTCGCCAAATTACTTGCCGTGAATGGTTTTAACACCATTACCGGCGGAGGCCCAGGTGTCATGGAAGCCGCCAACAAGGGCGCCAAGGAAGGCGGAGCAAAATCTGTTGGGATCAACATAGAACTCCCCTATGAACAAAAACCAAACCCTTATTCAACGCTGAGATTGAGTTTCCGGTACTTTTTTATACGGAAGGTAATGTTCCTCAAATATGCCATGGCATATGTTGTCATGCCGGGCGGATTCGGCACGCTCGACGAATTCTTTGAAGCGATCACCCTTGTCCAGACAAAGAAGATGAAACCCTTCCCGATCATCCTCGTGGATTCAGCGTACTGGAGCGGTCTCCTGGAATGGATGAAGACAAACCTTCTCAGTCAGGAGAAGATTACCGCGGAGGATATGGACATCTTCAAGGTCATGGACGACCCGAAGGAGATCGTCGACTACATCAAAAAGTTCGTCATACTGTGA
- a CDS encoding DUF72 domain-containing protein yields the protein MGEILVGTSGFSFDDWIGEVYPSGIGKHEMLPYYERTLGFRALEVNYTYYAMPSIKTMESFSKRTSKEFSFVVKAHKGMTHEKGKDFKTQCRLFQQGIAPLD from the coding sequence ATGGGCGAGATACTTGTCGGGACCAGCGGTTTCTCTTTTGATGACTGGATAGGTGAAGTATATCCGTCAGGGATCGGGAAACATGAGATGCTCCCGTATTATGAAAGGACCCTTGGATTCAGAGCCCTCGAGGTAAACTACACCTATTATGCCATGCCGTCGATCAAGACCATGGAATCCTTTTCAAAAAGGACGTCGAAGGAATTTTCTTTTGTCGTCAAGGCACACAAGGGAATGACCCACGAAAAGGGGAAGGACTTCAAGACGCAGTGCAGGCTTTTTCAACAGGGGATAGCGCCTCTGGACG